The genomic interval CAGTGCCGCCAAATGCTGCGAGATCGTCGATTGCTCGATCCCAAGCCGCTCTTGAATGCCGCGCACCGGCATCTCGCCATCGCGCAACGCATCCAGGATCATAATCCGTATCGGATGGGCCAGCGCCTTAAAAAGGTCCGCTTTGAAGTCTCTAAGCACGCTCATGGTACTTCCGCGATCGAGCAGGAACATCCGCGACATTTGTCCGACGGTTCAAGCGACCTGGGGCAGTTACCCCGATGCTCTCTACTGCTATCGTTAACGTATGCCATACGTGATTACGGAACCCTGCGTCGATACCAAGGATCGTTCCTGCGTCGACGTATGCCCGGTCGACTGCATCCACGGGGAGGAAAGCGACCCGATGCTGTACATCGATCCTGCCATCTGCATCGATTGCGGCGCCTGCGTGTCGGCCTGCCCGGTCGAGGCGATATACGCCGAGCCGGACGTGCCGCCGAAATGGGAATCGTATGTCGAGATCAACGCGCGCTACTATAGCGATGGGCACTCCTAACACGGGTATGTACTCAAAGACGAAAGCCCGGCGACCAACCGAAAAAGGATGGGAGAGCATACCATGTCCGACGTACGTCCACCCCTGCCCCCCTTTACCCTTGAAACCGCGATCCAGAAAGTACGCGGCGCGGAAGACGGCTGGAATTCCTGCGATCCCGAACGCGTGGCATTGGCCTATACGGAAGACAGCCGTTGGCGCAATCGCGATGAGTTCTTTCAGGGACGCCCGGCAATCGTTACGTTCCTAAAGCGAAAATGGAGTAAGGAACTAGAGTATCGGCTCATCAAAGAACTGTGGGCGTTCACCGACGAACGCATCGCGGTCCGCTTTGCTTACGAGTGGCACGACGAGCAAGGAAACTGGTTCCGCTCGTACGGAAATGAGAATTGGCGGTTCGACGAACGAGGCCTGATGCGGCAGCGTTATGCCAGCATCAACGATCTGCCGATACGGGAATCCGATCGAAAGTATCACTGGGATCGATCCAAGCCGAGGCCGGCGGAGCATCCCGGCCTTAGCGACCTCAATTTCTAGATCGGCGAGGTCGGCTTTGGCGTCCGCTACTGCTAGTCGCGACATCGGTTGCGCCGCTCATTTATTCGGCTGTGCGCTTGTTGGGGGAAAGATTCGAGGCAAGGTCACGATAGACGTGGCGCATTGCATCGACCATGAGCGAACCGACGCGAAAGAGGCCGTCTCCGGAGAACGTTACGCCCGTCCATGGTGTCCCGGCGTGTCGATGCACCAGCAAATACGTCTCCTCGCCGACTGCGTAGATAGCAAACTGATCCGATTCCGCTAGCGGTTGCAGATCGCGCACGAAAGCCTGATCGAGATTTTCAATGAGTTCCATGCAACAAGGCGCTCCTCTGGCATCCGACGATTCATGGCAAATTGACCCGCGTCGATACGTTTTCGAGCGCGTGGGCCTTGCCTCCGCTACCGCCCCAGCCTCACAAAGGGCGGAACGGCGAAGCACGGAGAGACGGATCGTGCTATAGGGGTACTTCATCGCTTGTCCAAGCGCGCCGCGCGGCCACGATCGCGTTCGCAGCCAACGCCATCCACGCAATAAGACCGATCGCAGCGCCGGAGCCCACGGCGCTCGCGGCGTTAACCAAAAGCCCATAGCAACAAAGAGCTATGGCCAGTTGCATCGCCGCGAACGCAAGCCACGAAAGTCGCGCGTCGAGCAATGCCGCGGGTCGCGTCTCATCGTCATCCCCGCGAATAACCGTCGCGATAAGACGCACGCCGATATGCAGAAAATGCGCGTTGACCATTTGCCCGATCCAGCCTATCAGCATGACGAACACGTAAGCGCTCGCCCACGGCTCGCCAAGCAACAATCCGAATCCAAGCAACGTCGCGACGGTAAGCCATACGACGGACGCAACGACGAACGCTTGTGGCGGACGATGACGTACGGTCGCGCGACGCACGATATCGAGCGTATCGAACGAGTAGCAGAGGGCGCCGGCCCCTAGGACGATCGCGCCCAGCCACGCAACAGAGCGGATGTCCGCACCTATGCCGATCGCCACGAGGATGGGTCCGAGCAATACCGACGAGGCCACGACGACGTGCATCCAGCGATTCCGTGAAAGCACGCCGCAGATCGGGCGCATCGTTCGTGCCGACACGCCATAAACGAGCATGGTAAACCACCCGTAGAGCGCTAGTTCCGCGTGAACGGCGGGCAACCGCGCCAAGAGCGCCGAGTACCGGCCGCCTGCGAGGCTACCCGCCATCGCGACGCCTATCAGCAACACCACCAGGAAAAAGGAGAGATTAATCGTTAACGCGCGCCCGATGGCGGATTCAGTCTTACCCGCCTCGGCAGCGTGGCGCAACGTAAAAACGGCAATGAAGTAGTAGCCCAAAAAAGCTACAGCCATCAGTACGGCGCCGGCCAACACGACGAGCGGAGAAAGGAACCAGCCGGCCACGAAGCACACTATTCCCGCCCCGAAGGGGAGCAGCGTGAACCGAACGGTACGCTCTCTTAGCCATCGGACGTCGGTGAACCCCGGAACGACGTGGATCAGGATACCTAGCGCAGCCATCGTAAGCCAGCCCAGGGCGACCGTGTGTATCCAAGCTAGGCCGGCACCATTCACGACCGCGATACCCGCGCTCGCGGCAATTATCGCTAGGAGTATCCACGACACGCCGTGAGCGACTTGGGCAAAGATCAATGCGCCCGGCGGTATCCAGTGGCGTCGCGCGGACACCTTCACAACGTTTCGACGTAGGCAGCTACATCGCGAACGTCGGCGCGGGAAAGCGTTCCGGGAAAGAGTTTCGGCATCGGCGCGCCCGGATTCATAATCCACTGCTGAGCCTGCTGCAAATTCTTGCGCGTCTTTTCACCTTTTAATGACGGGCCTTCCCCTCCGGCTCCTTGGACGCCGTGACATACGGCACAGTTCTGTGAAAACAGGGCGGCACCGCGTACGACATTGGGGGGCCCGGAGTTGCTCCCCGCATCGCTTGCAACGGCGGAGCGCGCTGGAACGTTTGCGGCTAACGCGCCGGTCGCCGCCGGTGCCACACCGAAGCCCCACGCCGAAGCTATCGCCATGAAGAGCAAGCTTAAGCCGGTCACCCAGCCGATCCCCGCGGCGTACCGTTGCCCCGCGTAACCCGTGGCGAACGCGAACCCGATGATGCTCAGGTGCTCGAGAACGTGTCCCCCCGGATGCCGTTCGAACCATGCATATTCAGAAGGCCACATCAACATCATAACGGCAACCGGAGAGAGAATCGCGACGAGCAACCACCCATAATGTGCGGCCCCGGTTTTGTGCGACGGCGCAGCGAACAGCAAGGCTGAAATCAGGGCGCCCGCAATCAGGGCAGCGTGAAGCAAGTGATGTTGTGCGGTCGGAAGATCGACGGAGCCGAGAAAGAGCGGCACGAGAGCTGCGACGATCGTCAATCCGAGAAGCCCGCCGGCAACCAGACGCATGTTTTTCATGCCACGGCTCCCGCTCTCTTCAGCCGCGCTAAACGCAACGCCTCGAAGACGGCCAGGAGAAATCCAATCAGCAGAATGACCGCGCCGATCGTAGCGATGCCTGCGAAATATGGGCCGGGCGCGGGCTCGCTGGCATACCGCCGCGGTACGCCGGCCGCCCCTGCCATGTAAAACGGCATTAGGAACAGTGCGCCCCCACCGAACATTCCCAGACCTATCAGCCATCGCATGACGAGGTTGGACGCCGTGCCCGCACGCTGTTCCAAGCTCACGAACGCCCATCCCATGACGAAGAGTAGAACGCCTTCCAATAGATAGGTATGGAAGTGTCCTGGTACCCATAGGGTGTTGTGCAGATCGACGTTAATCGGAATGGTCGCATCCAAGACTGCAGCCGAGCCGCCGACCACCCAGCCGATCATGCCGGCGAAGAGGAACATCGACCCGAGGCTCCACTTCATCCCCGAACGGTGGACCAGCATCACGCCGCCATACACGGTTACTACGACGACCGGAATCGCGGCCAGATACGACGAGATCTCGCCGATGTATTGCACGATTTGCACCTGCGCGAAATCCATATACAGGTGGTGGAAATACGCGATGATCACGAACGTGAGCGTCCCCCACCACGCAACCGCCAGCGGGACCGATGTGTGGTATTCGCGCTTGGTGCACATCGGCAGCCCGACATACACTCCCGCGACGGCCATATACATCGTTAGGTTGGCAAACGTATGTCCGAATTGATAGATCAGGTTCTTCGCCCACAGCGGATTGATCGCTACGGTAGGGTCGATCCAATGCACGATCATCGCAATGACGATTAGGAGCCCCGCGGTGCCTCCGATGAATCCGTCAATCGCGGTAATCGCCGCCGCAAACATCTCGGGCGGCGGGGGCTCTTGCCCGCTCGCAATGAACGCACGATTTCTAAAGACGTAATCGATAGCGAGCACGCCGCGGATTCCACCGAATCGCTCCAGCAGCGCCCCCAATATCTGGGCGCACCAGATCATAAAGCCGATCATAACCAGGCTGTTACCGATCAACCACGATCCGGTAGCCCAACTCGGCCAATACGTCCCGGTAAACGGCAACGGATAGAGCATGGTCCAAAGCGCGCCATAGTGCCCCGGCACTACGCTAACGATCACGCAGACGACGCCTGCGAGAAAGAATCCGAACGCGAGATAGGCAACACCCGCGTTCATCTTGGCATAGCGGCTGACCAGATACCATAAGATACCCAGGCCGGCGATCGCCATAGCGGTGATCATGCCGACGCCGTGAAGGCTCAAGAGAGAGTAGAACGTCCCCGGATCGATCGTTAGCCATCCGGCCTGGGAGGCACGCATAGCGATGCCCACGAGAACCATTAAGAGAAAAATCGCGAGCCCTGTCGCAATGTAGGTCCACATTACCCGTTTGCCGACGGGGTTATCTATCGCAACGATGCCGCTCATTTAACGTCGAAGCCTCCTTGCATGGCAGCGTGAGCTATACCGCAATATTCCAAGCATCGCACCGTGTAGTGGCCTGGAATGGTGAACACCAGGGCGAGATGGTTCACGTAATCGGGCATCGCCTGTACCTGACTGAAAATGCGGCCATCCGGCGCGTAAATGCCGAATCCGTGGTTTACGTCTTTCGAGGTGACATCGAAAACGACCGGCGTATTCAACGGCACGGTCGAGGGCATCGCAAAACTATACTGCTGCGCGACGACCGGATAATGTCGAGCATTTTCGTCGGCACGCGCTTTCTGGTACGGAAACTGCGGAATGGTCACCGCGAACACGACAACGGCAACGACAAGGGTAAACCAAAACCAGTAACGCCGGATAGCATATCCGGCGGCCGAGACTTCGGACTGCGAGATAGGCTCGGCCGAACGATAATTCGCGAGCCAGACCATGAGCACGATCGCTAGGCCGGCCACCCCGACGAATATTTCCAGAACCATATTGCTCTCCAATGACCACCTCCACCGGCTCGTCTATCCTGGCTTCGCTCCCGCGACGCTTCGCGCGATGCAGGAAGGATATTACAACTACATCTTCCTTTTCTTTAGTCGGCACCCGTTTCCAGATAGGCCTACCGTTGATACTGTAGCGAAGGCACTACCGGTCGTAAGCAACCGTGGTTCGCATTCGGCTCAGACAAGGAGCATCTCCTCATGGACGAAGTACGACTCGACGTTCGAACCCTCGCCCCGCCGCAAAGGCATCCGAAAATCTTTGCGCTGTTTGACGCGCTGGCGCCTGAGAGGACCTTGGTGCTCATTTCCGACCACGAACCGCGCCCCCTCCGGGCCGAGTTCGAGCATAAGCGACCGGATACGCATCAATGGGCCCAGCGGCACATGGGAGATGGCCGATGGGAGGTTCGACTCCGTCAACTCAGCATCGGATCGACGCATTCGCCCGTCTCGGCAACCCTAGCCCGTAGCCCGCTCCTGCAACACCTCAATTCGGAGACCTTGGATCATTTAGCGTACCACGCGCGTCGCGTCGGCGTGAAACGCAACCACGCGATTGCGGATCAAGCAGTCCATTGGCCGTACATCGGCATCGTAGAGCGAGGCATCGTTCAAGCGACGCTCGCTACATCGATGGGTCGCGAGCAGACGATGTTTGAGATCTTGCCGAACGACGTCTTCGGTGAGATTGCGCTTCTCGACGGCGGGCACACTCCGCTGCGCTTCGCTGCGG from Candidatus Dormiibacterota bacterium carries:
- a CDS encoding metalloregulator ArsR/SmtB family transcription factor, which encodes MSVLRDFKADLFKALAHPIRIMILDALRDGEMPVRGIQERLGIEQSTISQHLAALRSSELVLARREGTSIYYGVADPAIWELLDIAREIYERQLHANRRMFEALG
- a CDS encoding ferredoxin family protein, translating into MPYVITEPCVDTKDRSCVDVCPVDCIHGEESDPMLYIDPAICIDCGACVSACPVEAIYAEPDVPPKWESYVEINARYYSDGHS
- a CDS encoding nuclear transport factor 2 family protein — encoded protein: MSDVRPPLPPFTLETAIQKVRGAEDGWNSCDPERVALAYTEDSRWRNRDEFFQGRPAIVTFLKRKWSKELEYRLIKELWAFTDERIAVRFAYEWHDEQGNWFRSYGNENWRFDERGLMRQRYASINDLPIRESDRKYHWDRSKPRPAEHPGLSDLNF
- a CDS encoding cytochrome c; the encoded protein is MKNMRLVAGGLLGLTIVAALVPLFLGSVDLPTAQHHLLHAALIAGALISALLFAAPSHKTGAAHYGWLLVAILSPVAVMMLMWPSEYAWFERHPGGHVLEHLSIIGFAFATGYAGQRYAAGIGWVTGLSLLFMAIASAWGFGVAPAATGALAANVPARSAVASDAGSNSGPPNVVRGAALFSQNCAVCHGVQGAGGEGPSLKGEKTRKNLQQAQQWIMNPGAPMPKLFPGTLSRADVRDVAAYVETL
- a CDS encoding cbb3-type cytochrome c oxidase subunit I yields the protein MSGIVAIDNPVGKRVMWTYIATGLAIFLLMVLVGIAMRASQAGWLTIDPGTFYSLLSLHGVGMITAMAIAGLGILWYLVSRYAKMNAGVAYLAFGFFLAGVVCVIVSVVPGHYGALWTMLYPLPFTGTYWPSWATGSWLIGNSLVMIGFMIWCAQILGALLERFGGIRGVLAIDYVFRNRAFIASGQEPPPPEMFAAAITAIDGFIGGTAGLLIVIAMIVHWIDPTVAINPLWAKNLIYQFGHTFANLTMYMAVAGVYVGLPMCTKREYHTSVPLAVAWWGTLTFVIIAYFHHLYMDFAQVQIVQYIGEISSYLAAIPVVVVTVYGGVMLVHRSGMKWSLGSMFLFAGMIGWVVGGSAAVLDATIPINVDLHNTLWVPGHFHTYLLEGVLLFVMGWAFVSLEQRAGTASNLVMRWLIGLGMFGGGALFLMPFYMAGAAGVPRRYASEPAPGPYFAGIATIGAVILLIGFLLAVFEALRLARLKRAGAVA